In a genomic window of Pedobacter sp. KBS0701:
- a CDS encoding TraG family conjugative transposon ATPase, giving the protein MQKEKKTAFEMPYAGIDQYGELSLLYGLGGDFSVILSLHNPVLQYCADGESYAGFQSILLNAIKILGEGHIIQKQDVLARKRYKGRTEKGFLQQKYHEHFLGREYTQLSTYLIVTRQVKRKAFYTYDKKVLADFSQSIGKLFDLFLGAGLRPRYLDRTEINHYVTRILGMEFTASNLALDNLRSGDEELQIGSATVRCISLINTDTIDLPEKVSPFNFRQDIKGLKDFPADNLSFLFQVPGYRSIIYNQLIEIPAQGTTLQKLQLKRKRHSGIPDPANLLCVEDIDRLLSDVARDNQLLVNAHYSIVVCADREKISKSVNFIEASLFQQGIIPSRNCYNQLELFRCALPGNGIELKKYDWFLTTADAALCFFFKESLITDDPSDFLLYFTDRQGTPVAIDISDLPMQTGRIKNRNRFILGGSGTGKSYCVNNIVQQYLGYNMDVVIVDVGHSYSGLCGTYGGKYITYSEEKPITMNPFAIEESEYNIEKKDFLITLICLLWKGADGSVSAIERDVIAQVISAYYGDYFGLPLPTVEKLDFNSFYEFALRKIPDIKQQEQIPFDLEEFRFVLKKFYKGGEFATILNEAADQSLFSEPFIVYEIDAVQENKVLFPIVTLIIMDLFIQKMRHRTSRRKALILEEAWRAISSPLMSHFLLYLNKTVRKFWGEIIEVTQEVGDIMGNPIIKDSIINNSDTVILLQQKEADLRKVVELLSINDIELRKILTINRLDNKEGRARFNEFYIRRGTVGEVYGVEVSMYHHLAFTTEKPEKNALESYVARLGNYFDAISAMVDDLNASGLSLAAFVAKINSNSINQ; this is encoded by the coding sequence ATGCAGAAAGAAAAGAAAACGGCATTTGAAATGCCCTACGCCGGCATAGACCAGTATGGCGAACTTTCGCTGCTTTACGGCCTGGGCGGGGATTTCTCGGTCATCCTATCCCTGCATAATCCGGTGCTACAGTACTGCGCGGACGGGGAGAGCTATGCCGGATTTCAGAGCATCCTGCTCAACGCGATCAAGATCCTCGGCGAAGGCCACATCATCCAAAAGCAGGATGTGCTGGCAAGGAAGCGCTACAAGGGAAGAACGGAAAAAGGTTTTCTGCAGCAGAAGTACCACGAGCATTTTCTGGGGCGGGAATACACCCAGCTATCTACCTATCTTATCGTAACCCGGCAGGTTAAGCGAAAGGCCTTTTATACCTATGACAAAAAGGTGCTCGCGGATTTCTCCCAGAGCATCGGCAAGCTCTTTGACCTGTTCTTAGGGGCGGGATTGCGTCCGCGCTATCTGGATAGGACGGAGATCAACCACTATGTGACCAGGATCCTTGGTATGGAGTTCACTGCTTCAAATCTTGCCCTGGATAACCTTCGCTCGGGGGACGAGGAACTTCAGATCGGATCTGCAACTGTGCGCTGCATCAGCCTGATCAATACCGATACCATCGACCTGCCCGAAAAGGTAAGTCCCTTTAACTTTCGGCAGGACATCAAGGGCCTGAAGGATTTCCCGGCCGATAACCTGAGCTTTTTGTTTCAAGTGCCGGGCTACCGCTCCATTATCTACAACCAGCTGATCGAAATCCCGGCGCAGGGGACAACGCTTCAGAAACTGCAACTGAAGCGCAAGCGGCATTCGGGCATACCCGATCCAGCGAACCTGCTCTGCGTGGAGGATATAGACCGGCTGCTTTCCGATGTGGCAAGGGATAACCAGCTGCTAGTGAACGCCCACTATTCGATCGTTGTCTGTGCCGATAGGGAAAAGATATCGAAATCGGTAAACTTTATCGAAGCCTCGCTATTCCAGCAGGGCATCATCCCTTCGCGCAACTGCTATAACCAGCTTGAGCTTTTCAGGTGCGCTTTGCCGGGGAACGGCATCGAGCTTAAAAAATACGACTGGTTCTTGACTACTGCCGATGCCGCCCTTTGCTTTTTTTTCAAGGAGTCGCTGATCACCGACGACCCTTCGGATTTTCTGCTGTACTTCACCGACCGCCAGGGTACCCCTGTAGCGATTGATATCTCGGACCTGCCGATGCAGACTGGACGCATCAAAAACAGAAACCGTTTTATTTTGGGCGGCTCAGGTACTGGAAAGTCGTATTGCGTCAATAATATTGTTCAACAGTACCTCGGCTATAACATGGACGTGGTGATCGTTGATGTTGGCCATTCCTACTCCGGGCTATGCGGCACATATGGCGGGAAATACATCACCTATTCCGAGGAAAAGCCGATCACGATGAACCCTTTTGCGATAGAGGAATCAGAATACAATATCGAAAAAAAGGATTTTTTGATTACACTGATCTGCCTGTTATGGAAGGGCGCCGATGGCAGCGTGAGCGCGATCGAACGTGACGTGATCGCCCAGGTAATTTCCGCCTATTACGGGGATTACTTTGGCCTTCCGCTGCCAACGGTAGAAAAACTGGATTTCAATTCGTTCTATGAATTCGCTTTAAGAAAGATTCCGGATATCAAGCAGCAGGAACAGATTCCCTTTGATCTCGAAGAGTTTCGTTTTGTGCTTAAAAAGTTTTACAAGGGCGGAGAGTTCGCTACCATTTTGAACGAAGCCGCCGACCAGTCGCTGTTCAGCGAACCCTTTATAGTCTATGAGATCGACGCGGTTCAGGAGAACAAGGTGCTTTTTCCCATCGTGACGCTCATCATTATGGACCTTTTCATCCAGAAGATGCGCCACCGTACTAGCCGCCGTAAGGCGCTGATCCTGGAAGAGGCCTGGCGAGCGATCTCTTCGCCCCTGATGAGCCATTTTCTTTTGTACCTGAACAAAACGGTCAGGAAGTTCTGGGGAGAGATCATCGAAGTCACCCAGGAAGTGGGCGACATTATGGGAAACCCGATCATCAAGGACAGCATCATCAACAACTCCGATACGGTGATCCTTTTGCAGCAGAAAGAGGCTGACCTTCGCAAAGTTGTAGAACTGCTCTCGATAAATGACATCGAACTTCGCAAAATCCTCACCATCAACCGCCTTGACAACAAGGAAGGCAGGGCGCGTTTCAACGAGTTCTATATTCGAAGGGGAACGGTTGGCGAGGTCTACGGTGTTGAGGTTTCGATGTACCACCATCTGGCCTTTACCACCGAAAAACCGGAAAAGAATGCGCTGGAAAGCTATGTAGCCAGGCTCGGCAATTATTTCGATGCGATTTCTGCCATGGTAGATGACCTTAATGCCTCCGGGCTTAGTTTGGCTGCATTTGTTGCCAAGATAAATTCCAATTCTATTAACCAATAA
- a CDS encoding AgrD family cyclic lactone autoinducer peptide: MVLRAACSLSSSACDSSTYQPKAPEETR, from the coding sequence GTGGTGCTGCGTGCCGCCTGTAGCCTTTCCAGCAGCGCATGCGATTCTTCTACGTACCAGCCGAAAGCGCCCGAGGAAACCAGGTAA
- a CDS encoding plasmid transfer protein, translating to MLDKLFAGTAGFFVQSAPVSVPDSFRDTFNFLQGNGVYEEGTMHFLKEMKNTIWTHYDAFIADAQALCAIFMLIFFAIKSYEMISGDKKLEIMPLLRPFALVMVILWWPTFTRVVAYPTDLVAAKTEAMFDGSQTVVNDLRIQRAKLMVELADQLLTVQAQTETAKQEADTWYENAWESVKSSVKESFADVWNPIVEMRNRLQVGLQLLATSLVETLAIWILRIAVYVIFIIQIIFSTILIILGPFSVAVSILPAFRDSFTTWIARFISVNLYSGIAYLVMYVASLFQHYAMEAEISRYQELVGTTGADMEKLSVFAGNGLLSFGIVVGTFIIGALTMLTVPSISTWIVSTSGISSAASSMGRGASTMGRMAAGAMGGG from the coding sequence ATGCTAGATAAGCTATTTGCCGGCACTGCCGGCTTTTTTGTGCAGTCAGCTCCCGTTTCGGTTCCCGATTCCTTTCGGGACACTTTCAATTTTTTGCAGGGGAACGGGGTCTATGAGGAAGGTACGATGCATTTCCTGAAGGAAATGAAAAATACCATCTGGACGCACTACGATGCCTTTATCGCCGATGCGCAGGCGCTCTGCGCGATTTTTATGCTCATCTTTTTTGCGATCAAAAGCTATGAGATGATCTCCGGCGACAAGAAACTGGAGATCATGCCGCTGCTCCGGCCTTTTGCGCTTGTAATGGTGATCCTATGGTGGCCGACCTTTACCAGGGTGGTTGCCTATCCGACCGACCTTGTAGCCGCAAAGACCGAGGCCATGTTCGACGGCAGCCAGACGGTGGTCAATGACCTTCGCATCCAAAGGGCGAAACTGATGGTGGAACTCGCCGATCAGCTTCTGACCGTTCAGGCGCAGACCGAAACGGCCAAACAGGAGGCGGACACCTGGTATGAAAACGCATGGGAATCTGTAAAGTCCTCGGTAAAGGAAAGCTTTGCCGACGTCTGGAACCCGATTGTAGAGATGCGCAACCGTCTTCAGGTAGGCCTTCAGCTACTGGCCACCTCGCTGGTAGAAACCCTTGCAATCTGGATCCTAAGGATAGCGGTTTATGTAATATTTATTATCCAGATCATCTTCTCTACGATACTGATCATTCTCGGGCCGTTTTCGGTGGCGGTAAGTATCCTGCCCGCATTCAGGGATTCCTTTACTACCTGGATTGCCCGCTTTATCTCTGTTAACCTGTATTCCGGCATCGCCTATCTGGTCATGTACGTTGCATCTCTCTTCCAGCATTACGCCATGGAAGCGGAGATCAGCCGCTATCAGGAACTGGTCGGCACCACGGGCGCGGACATGGAAAAGCTCAGCGTCTTTGCGGGCAACGGGCTGCTCTCTTTCGGGATTGTGGTCGGTACATTCATTATCGGCGCCCTTACGATGCTGACCGTTCCGAGCATTTCAACCTGGATAGTTTCAACCTCCGGTATCAGCTCGGCCGCAAGCTCTATGGGAAGGGGCGCATCGACAATGGGAAGAATGGCCGCTGGCGCAATGGGGGGAGGATAA
- the traK gene encoding conjugative transposon protein TraK produces the protein MIIKNIESKIRLATFLSFASFVLSFAICACVSFFAFRQVSEARKSIYILSDGQIPVLAKQTDIQVNRSAEYKADIARFHSLFFSLTPDEKFIEYQMKQAMYLVDESGAMQYANLKERNFFSSILSSSAVLTIRTDSILLDERRKYFRYYGTQKIDRRSSVVTRSLVTEGYLQDLEQRSENNPHAVLITRWKTLENKDKENVQKNSF, from the coding sequence ATGATCATAAAAAATATAGAATCCAAGATCCGCTTGGCCACTTTTCTCTCCTTCGCCAGCTTCGTTTTGTCGTTTGCCATATGCGCCTGCGTTTCCTTCTTTGCCTTTCGGCAGGTCAGCGAAGCAAGAAAGAGCATTTACATCCTATCCGACGGGCAGATCCCGGTGCTGGCCAAACAGACCGACATCCAGGTGAACCGTTCTGCGGAATATAAGGCTGATATCGCCCGTTTCCATTCACTGTTCTTTTCGCTCACCCCCGATGAAAAGTTCATCGAATACCAAATGAAGCAGGCCATGTACCTGGTGGACGAAAGCGGGGCGATGCAATACGCCAACCTGAAAGAGCGCAACTTTTTCAGCTCGATACTTTCTTCTTCGGCGGTGCTGACCATCCGTACGGACTCGATTCTTCTGGACGAGCGCAGGAAATATTTCCGCTACTACGGTACCCAGAAAATAGACCGCAGAAGCTCGGTGGTCACCCGTTCTCTGGTGACCGAAGGCTACCTGCAGGATTTGGAACAACGCTCGGAAAACAATCCCCATGCGGTGCTGATCACCCGCTGGAAAACTCTTGAAAACAAAGACAAAGAAAATGTTCAGAAAAATTCATTCTAG
- a CDS encoding conjugative transposon protein TraM, translating to MQIDFKKPRYVLPLVLLPFVCLLFYAYKSGPGKETVKTAGGDSLQTQIARVSEKVEHQGLSDKLDAFRDKFKKGDGYTAVGGIAEEDLTVTTPGSLYNDKEKRMLDSIDGAMKRKFSPFSGNSGSGSKRLSSSLGPGYSKLDQDKALALALSKLKSPPVARRELDLPKPIGADPMQLFRQQMALVDSMGKANDPDVKAAREKERLAGLRMATPAVNPLPARKADETGEDFNTVMPGKAATPLSAVMDQDITGYTSSRLRIRLLDDMLIGKRLVEKGTFIYAVISGFSGQRVLLSINSVFSGGEILPVKLDIYDNDGLPGIYVPASAFREFTRDLGGSSISGISLEQSENNNQLVMGVLGKMFQSTTTAVSKLIRSNKAKLKFNTLVYLIDPNELKNKQNQYK from the coding sequence ATGCAAATAGATTTCAAAAAACCAAGGTACGTGCTGCCGCTGGTGCTGCTTCCCTTCGTCTGCCTGCTTTTTTACGCCTATAAATCGGGCCCGGGCAAGGAAACGGTAAAGACGGCGGGCGGGGATTCCCTGCAAACCCAGATCGCTAGGGTATCCGAAAAGGTAGAGCACCAGGGCCTCAGCGATAAGCTCGATGCCTTTCGGGACAAGTTCAAAAAAGGGGATGGCTACACCGCAGTTGGCGGCATTGCCGAAGAAGACCTGACGGTCACTACCCCTGGCAGCCTGTACAATGACAAAGAAAAACGGATGCTGGATTCCATCGATGGGGCGATGAAAAGAAAGTTTTCACCCTTTTCAGGTAACTCCGGTTCTGGTAGCAAGCGTTTAAGCTCTTCTTTGGGCCCTGGATATTCTAAGCTTGACCAGGACAAGGCACTGGCATTGGCGCTTTCCAAACTAAAATCTCCCCCGGTTGCCAGGAGGGAACTGGATTTACCAAAGCCTATTGGGGCGGATCCTATGCAGCTTTTTCGCCAGCAGATGGCGCTGGTTGATAGCATGGGAAAGGCCAATGATCCAGATGTCAAAGCGGCCAGGGAAAAAGAAAGGCTGGCAGGTCTCCGCATGGCAACGCCCGCAGTAAATCCATTGCCAGCCAGAAAGGCAGATGAAACGGGCGAAGATTTCAATACTGTAATGCCGGGTAAGGCAGCAACACCATTATCGGCTGTGATGGATCAGGATATCACGGGCTATACCAGTTCCCGCCTGCGCATCAGGCTACTGGACGATATGCTCATCGGTAAAAGACTGGTGGAAAAGGGCACTTTTATATATGCGGTGATTTCGGGCTTCTCCGGCCAGCGGGTGCTGCTTTCCATTAACAGTGTATTTTCTGGCGGTGAAATACTTCCGGTGAAACTGGACATCTACGACAACGACGGGCTGCCGGGCATCTATGTTCCTGCATCTGCCTTCAGGGAATTTACGCGCGACCTTGGCGGCTCTTCGATCTCGGGGATCAGCCTGGAGCAGTCGGAAAACAACAACCAGCTGGTAATGGGCGTACTTGGCAAAATGTTCCAGTCTACCACCACTGCGGTGAGCAAACTGATCCGCTCAAACAAGGCGAAGCTCAAATTCAATACCCTGGTCTATCTCATTGACCCCAATGAACTCAAAAACAAACAGAACCAATACAAATAG
- a CDS encoding DUF4138 domain-containing protein, translating to MKKFLLVLLSSFFYLASFAQGNDTLPLIGLSRNATLHFISPEPISYADISTSALKGDLPLKNILRVKISGDSASRIINNADAGILTIVGETFIAQYRIYFLPIWESSGKPTIVDILPSHCRPIATAVGMPVADMKSHAMSLLKNRGFRPVAKEEKYGISASLLQVYTAGDYIFLDLGFSNSTNLPFDIDALSFSIDDKKITKATNVQSLAIEPAFRLYDRESFKKNFRNIYVFKKLTFPENKVFSISLKEKQVSGRNLVLNVPYKDILRADTF from the coding sequence ATGAAAAAATTTCTTCTGGTATTATTATCCAGCTTTTTTTATCTGGCCTCATTTGCGCAAGGTAATGACACCTTGCCGCTTATCGGACTGTCCAGGAACGCCACGCTTCACTTTATCTCTCCCGAACCCATTTCCTATGCGGATATTTCCACTTCCGCTCTAAAAGGCGATCTCCCGCTGAAGAATATCCTCAGGGTAAAGATTTCCGGCGACTCGGCCTCCAGGATCATCAACAATGCCGACGCAGGGATACTGACCATTGTGGGAGAAACCTTCATCGCCCAGTACAGGATCTATTTTCTTCCCATTTGGGAAAGCTCTGGGAAACCTACGATTGTGGATATTTTGCCCTCTCATTGCAGGCCCATAGCTACCGCTGTAGGGATGCCAGTGGCGGATATGAAGTCTCACGCGATGTCGCTGCTTAAAAACCGTGGGTTCAGGCCTGTAGCAAAAGAAGAAAAATACGGGATTTCCGCTTCGCTTCTGCAGGTCTATACCGCTGGCGACTACATCTTTTTAGACCTTGGTTTTTCCAATAGCACCAATCTTCCCTTTGACATTGATGCGCTCAGCTTTAGCATTGACGATAAGAAAATCACCAAGGCGACCAATGTCCAGTCGCTGGCCATTGAACCCGCTTTTAGGCTTTATGACAGGGAAAGCTTCAAAAAGAATTTCCGCAATATCTACGTATTCAAAAAGCTCACCTTTCCGGAGAACAAGGTTTTCAGCATCTCGCTAAAGGAAAAACAGGTTTCGGGGCGAAACCTGGTGCTCAATGTTCCCTATAAAGATATTCTAAGGGCAGATACCTTCTAG
- a CDS encoding type IV secretory system conjugative DNA transfer family protein: protein MEETREQQRFHRFLQFFVYFSLFLDILVFAYGDKIGGIPQAQRVGFPRFMSRLARLPMYQDPFFSRCFLLLLLCLTSVGTLSRKQKDIDIRKAVVFPILVGLLSLFGSVYFLGLGGREILPLSTWNDIGYVSFAFLGTLLVHLSLDNISKVIKSRLGKDKWNVEGESFMQATRPCDGPGSVNIPSLFYFRGKVHRGFICIENVFRGTLLIGNPGSGKSFGVVMPFIRQLLAKEFCICLYDFKFFDLAEVAYYHFLIAKKNGRCKGHDFHVINLTHVEMSRRVNVLRPEYVRTLADASETAEALVEALKKGDKSGGNDQFFTQSAVNFLASCIYFFAQHDGGRYSTFAHVLSFLNCGYDEIFGVLFTNKELTSLLSPFYSAYKAKAFDQLEGQVGTLKIFISRLATKETFWVFSGDDFNLKISDPKNPSTLVLANDPNTQNINSACYSVVLNRLTRLINSKGNLPSALVIDELPTLFVHRIENLIATARSNKVAVLMGLQEIPQFQQQYGKETASTITAVVGNVLSGAVRNKETLEWLERLFGKVKQQSESLSIDRTKTSLSLSEKLEPLIPAGKIASLRTGELVGVLASDAVTAYNGQFETSAINCRVNLDLKAIEKEKANYPSLPVYYDFGGKKEEILRENYFKIVAEVNAMVGVFMIAKNPPPPFKASMKGKS from the coding sequence ATGGAAGAAACCAGAGAACAGCAGCGCTTTCACCGCTTTCTCCAGTTTTTTGTCTACTTCTCCCTTTTCCTTGATATCCTGGTTTTTGCCTACGGCGATAAGATTGGCGGTATTCCCCAAGCTCAGCGCGTTGGGTTTCCCAGGTTTATGTCCCGTCTGGCGAGGCTGCCGATGTACCAGGATCCCTTTTTCAGCAGGTGCTTTTTGCTTTTGCTGCTGTGCCTGACTTCCGTTGGCACACTGAGCAGGAAACAAAAGGACATCGATATTAGAAAAGCGGTTGTTTTTCCGATTTTGGTAGGGCTGTTGTCGCTTTTTGGGAGTGTTTATTTTCTGGGTTTGGGTGGCAGGGAAATTCTGCCGCTATCCACGTGGAATGATATCGGCTATGTTTCTTTCGCGTTTCTGGGCACACTGCTGGTACACCTTTCACTAGACAATATCTCCAAGGTGATCAAGAGCAGACTGGGGAAGGACAAATGGAACGTGGAAGGGGAAAGCTTCATGCAGGCGACCCGGCCATGCGATGGTCCGGGCAGCGTGAACATCCCGTCGCTCTTTTACTTCAGGGGAAAGGTGCACAGGGGCTTTATCTGTATAGAGAACGTTTTTCGCGGTACCCTGCTGATCGGAAATCCAGGTTCTGGAAAATCCTTTGGCGTGGTTATGCCTTTTATCCGCCAACTTCTGGCCAAGGAATTCTGTATCTGCCTATACGATTTCAAGTTCTTCGACCTCGCCGAGGTGGCCTATTACCACTTCCTGATAGCCAAAAAGAACGGCAGGTGCAAAGGGCACGATTTCCATGTCATCAACCTCACCCATGTAGAAATGTCCAGGCGGGTGAACGTACTGCGACCGGAATATGTCCGTACCCTGGCTGATGCTTCGGAAACTGCCGAGGCGCTGGTCGAGGCGCTGAAAAAGGGCGATAAGTCGGGGGGCAACGACCAGTTTTTTACACAGAGTGCGGTAAATTTCCTTGCCTCCTGCATCTACTTTTTTGCACAGCACGATGGCGGCAGGTATTCGACCTTTGCCCACGTTCTTTCCTTTTTGAACTGCGGCTACGATGAGATCTTTGGGGTACTGTTTACCAATAAAGAGCTGACCTCGCTGCTCTCGCCGTTCTATTCGGCTTATAAGGCCAAGGCCTTTGACCAGCTCGAGGGCCAGGTGGGAACCCTGAAAATCTTCATTTCACGCCTTGCCACAAAGGAGACTTTCTGGGTGTTCTCCGGGGACGATTTCAACCTGAAGATCAGCGATCCGAAGAATCCTTCGACCCTTGTTCTGGCAAACGATCCCAACACGCAGAACATCAACTCTGCCTGCTATTCGGTGGTGCTCAACCGGCTGACCAGGCTGATCAACTCCAAAGGCAACCTGCCTTCTGCGCTGGTCATCGATGAGCTGCCGACGCTCTTCGTACACCGCATCGAAAACCTGATCGCAACGGCCAGGAGCAACAAGGTTGCCGTGCTGATGGGCCTTCAGGAGATTCCGCAGTTCCAGCAGCAGTACGGTAAGGAGACGGCAAGTACCATAACCGCTGTCGTGGGCAACGTGCTCTCTGGCGCTGTTCGCAACAAGGAGACCCTTGAGTGGCTGGAAAGGCTGTTCGGAAAGGTTAAGCAGCAGAGCGAAAGCCTGTCAATTGACCGCACCAAGACCTCTCTGTCCCTGAGCGAAAAGCTTGAGCCGCTGATCCCTGCCGGAAAGATCGCCTCGCTCAGAACTGGCGAACTGGTCGGGGTACTGGCATCGGATGCGGTAACGGCCTATAACGGGCAGTTCGAGACCTCGGCCATCAACTGCAGGGTAAACCTGGACCTAAAGGCCATTGAGAAAGAAAAGGCAAACTATCCCAGCCTTCCGGTCTACTATGATTTTGGCGGGAAGAAGGAAGAAATCCTGCGCGAAAACTATTTCAAAATTGTGGCGGAAGTTAACGCCATGGTGGGCGTATTTATGATTGCAAAGAACCCGCCGCCACCCTTCAAGGCCTCGATGAAGGGGAAATCATAA
- a CDS encoding M23 family metallopeptidase, with protein MPVSAGKLKLLLVAAFALQFWMAGAQQPCSLPLNSLKPTSSFGARIHPVTGKNDFHKGIDLSARCEPVLSILQGIVTSAGYHPILGNFVIVDHGGIQSVYGHLRMVLAGKGNLVRAGSLLGITGATGRTTGEHLHFAVKYGVHYLDPLRFLFGIFQQETGLTDMPN; from the coding sequence ATGCCAGTATCGGCAGGTAAACTTAAACTGCTTTTGGTGGCCGCCTTTGCCCTTCAGTTTTGGATGGCTGGTGCCCAGCAGCCCTGTTCACTGCCACTTAATTCCCTGAAACCAACCAGTTCGTTTGGTGCTCGCATCCATCCGGTAACCGGAAAAAACGATTTTCACAAGGGGATAGACCTATCCGCGCGCTGCGAGCCTGTCCTGTCTATATTGCAGGGCATAGTTACATCGGCTGGCTATCATCCCATTCTGGGAAACTTTGTGATCGTTGATCATGGCGGCATCCAATCTGTCTACGGCCATTTGCGGATGGTGCTCGCAGGTAAGGGAAACCTGGTACGGGCCGGAAGCCTATTGGGGATTACCGGCGCCACCGGGCGCACCACTGGCGAGCACCTGCATTTTGCGGTAAAATATGGAGTTCATTACCTGGATCCACTGCGGTTCCTTTTTGGAATCTTTCAACAGGAAACCGGGCTAACTGACATGCCCAATTGA
- a CDS encoding DUF4099 domain-containing protein — protein sequence MKPLFEQHQLPISEFQRLGLVAENHIQLDAVDLNALLLGRRTGLITVRNLEANGLKLEKIDLKLSLERNQDGKLSLALHPIFRSPQQHPLLQGYDADPLMDGTVSNIHKVYGKNGQQDFEAIIEYDPQTRTFIAYDPSQIVAPIAVNGITLTEPQDYQFRRGKLVDLGDGTKFQHRASVPLGIVANRSELILTFQEPGPFQHVYMHGIQNILLTRQPQLFPDTPAFRRAMEENDPPRYSAFSSGEISSAQNQQFPLRQR from the coding sequence ATGAAACCTTTATTTGAACAGCACCAGCTGCCCATTTCCGAATTTCAGCGTCTTGGCCTGGTAGCGGAAAACCATATCCAACTAGATGCGGTAGATCTGAACGCGCTATTGCTTGGGCGCAGAACCGGGCTCATCACCGTGCGCAACCTTGAGGCCAACGGCCTGAAACTGGAAAAGATTGACCTCAAGCTTTCCCTGGAAAGAAATCAGGACGGCAAACTATCCCTTGCCCTTCACCCGATCTTTAGAAGTCCGCAGCAGCACCCGCTGCTCCAGGGCTATGATGCCGATCCGCTGATGGACGGAACCGTTAGCAATATCCATAAGGTCTATGGTAAGAACGGCCAGCAGGACTTTGAAGCAATCATCGAATATGATCCGCAGACCAGGACATTCATAGCCTACGATCCCTCACAGATAGTTGCGCCCATTGCCGTTAACGGTATCACCTTGACCGAGCCGCAGGACTACCAGTTCAGAAGGGGCAAATTGGTTGATCTTGGGGACGGCACCAAGTTCCAACACCGGGCCAGTGTGCCACTGGGCATTGTCGCCAACCGCAGCGAACTGATCCTAACCTTCCAGGAACCGGGTCCTTTCCAACATGTGTACATGCACGGTATACAGAATATACTGCTCACCAGGCAGCCGCAACTGTTTCCAGATACCCCGGCATTCCGTAGGGCGATGGAGGAAAATGACCCGCCCAGGTATTCCGCATTCTCCAGCGGGGAAATCAGCTCTGCGCAAAACCAGCAGTTTCCGCTGCGCCAGCGATGA
- a CDS encoding DNA adenine methylase → MSKIKLKTPISYYGGKQKLASRIVSIIPEHVLYCEPFIGGAAVFFAKPPSKVEVINDTNRELMNFYRVAKEDFVSLEKEIRISLHSRDLYRKASVIYNNPDMFGEIKRAWAVWLSASQSFSSQLDSNWGYDKQSNTTSKRIQNKKENFVEEMAIRLQNCQIECADALYIIASRDTDNSFFYCDPPYFNSNCGHYDGYTQQDFEALLFLLSKIKGKFLLSSYPSPSLEKYSKEHGWYNWSIEQTVSVNAKSGKPKSKTEMLTANYPFELEKEISEA, encoded by the coding sequence ATGAGCAAGATCAAATTAAAAACACCCATCAGCTACTATGGGGGAAAACAGAAGCTCGCATCCAGGATCGTATCGATCATCCCAGAACATGTGCTCTACTGCGAGCCCTTTATCGGTGGTGCGGCCGTCTTTTTCGCCAAGCCGCCCTCAAAGGTTGAAGTAATAAACGATACCAACAGGGAACTGATGAACTTCTACCGGGTAGCTAAAGAAGATTTCGTTTCGCTGGAAAAGGAGATCCGCATCAGCCTGCACTCACGCGATCTGTACCGAAAGGCCTCGGTGATCTACAACAATCCCGATATGTTCGGTGAGATTAAGCGGGCCTGGGCCGTCTGGCTCAGTGCCTCCCAGAGTTTCAGTTCCCAACTGGACAGCAACTGGGGTTATGATAAGCAGAGCAACACGACCAGCAAAAGGATTCAGAACAAAAAAGAAAATTTCGTGGAAGAAATGGCCATCAGGCTACAGAACTGCCAGATCGAATGTGCCGATGCGCTGTACATCATCGCCAGCCGCGATACCGATAACAGTTTTTTCTACTGCGACCCGCCTTACTTCAATTCCAACTGCGGGCATTATGACGGCTATACCCAGCAGGACTTCGAGGCGCTGCTGTTCCTGCTCTCGAAGATCAAGGGAAAATTCCTGCTGTCCTCATACCCCTCTCCATCGCTGGAAAAGTACAGCAAGGAGCATGGCTGGTACAACTGGTCGATTGAACAGACCGTTTCTGTGAATGCCAAATCGGGAAAGCCAAAGAGCAAGACCGAGATGCTGACGGCTAACTATCCATTCGAACTGGAAAAGGAAATCTCAGAAGCATAA